Genomic DNA from Desulfurivibrio alkaliphilus AHT 2:
GCGGCCGGCACCGACACCAGTGTGCTGATCACCGGTGAAACCGGCACCGGCAAAGAGCTTTTTGCCCGGGCCATCCACGCTAACAGTGAGCGCGCCGGCGAGGATTTCGTGGTGGTGGACTGCGCCTCTCTCCCTGCCACCCTGGTGGAGAGCATTCTCTTCGGCCATGAAAAAGGCACTTTCACCGGCGCCGAACAGGCCCGGGAGGGGCTGTTTCACCAGGCTCACCGCGGCACCCTGTTTTTAGACGAAGTTGGCGAACTGCCCCCGGATACCCAGAAAAGTCTGCTGCGAGTGCTGCAGGAACAGCGTTTTCGCCCCATCGGCAGTTCCCGGGAAGTGGAAAGTCATTTCCGGCTGGTGGCCGCCACCAACCGCGACCTGGAAGCCTTGGTTGCCGGCGGCGACTTTCGCCGGGATTTGCTTTATCGACTCCGGGGCTTTGCCATCAACCTCCCCCCGCTGAAGCAGCGGGGGGAAGATGTGGTTGAACTGGCCCTGGCACAGCTGAACAAGTTAAGCAAACACTACCGGATTCCCACCAAGGGGCTCTGCCCCGGGTTCATGGAAACCCTGCGGAACTACGACTGGCCCGGTAATGTCCGGGAGCTGTTCAACGCCGTAGGGGCCGCCTTTGTCCAGGCCAAGGACGAACCCACCCTCTTTTCCATGCACCTGCCGGCCGACGTCCGGGCCGGAGCCAAACTCAAACAGGTTCAAGGCCAAAACGAAACCGGTCGCCACCCACTCCCCGCCGCCTCCGCTTCCGGCAACTTCGACCTCCCTCCCCCACCTCCCCTTAAGGCGGTGCGGGAAAAATCCCTGGTCAGCACCGAGCGCCGCTATCTTTTTGAACTGCTCAGCTATGTCAATCGCGATATGAACGAGGCCTGCGCCATTTCCGGGCTTTCCCGTTCCCAGCTTTACCGCTTGCTGCAAAAACACGGGGTTCAACGTTGAACGAGGGTGCTCACGCGACAAAACTGACTCCCCGTTTTTAAACAGTCTGTTTTGCCGCCGACCGACCCCGGCCAATTCCGCCATCTGCAGTCTCTGGTGGTCAGGAAAGGACGTTAATTTAGGTTTGTAGTTTTCAACCATCCTATGGTATGGTTGCCGGATGTAAAGACACTGCCGCCACCTGGGGCCTATTGCCACATGGTGTCAGCCGCACCGGCTGCCTGAGCGCGAGCCACCGCACGACTTTTTTCATGCTGCAAGGAGGGATGAATGGGGTTCATCAACAGTCTTACCATCCAGAAGCGGCTGGTACTCGTACTGGCCATACCACTGCTTTTTTTATCTTTCATCCTCATCAGTGAGGCGAGAAACAACTTCCTTGACCTGCGGCAGGCCAGAACAACGCTGAACATCGCCGATATCGCCATCCATACCGCCAACCTGGCCCATGGGCTCCAGGATGAGCGCACCTATTCCGATGCCTATCTTGGGAGCCGGGGCCAACAGAGGGGCAACGAGCTGGCTAGCACCCGGGCGACCATTGACCGCTCCTTGGCTGAGTTGCGGGAACACCTTGCTGCCACCGGAGCCGACCGGCATGTACCGGAACTGCAAACCCAGGTCCGCCAAGCTCTCAACGCGCTGGGCCGACTGCCGGAACTCCGCCGGCAGGTGGATAATTTTAGCATCGGCGGCGGCGACTCTTTTGTCGCCTACGCCGAGATCCTGGCTGAGGTACGAGCAACCTTGCAGGTGGTCTCGCAGGTTATCCCCAACCAGGAATTGATGCGCCTGATCGCCGCGCATTACAACTTCCTGGAATTCGTCATGCGCCTTAACGGCGAACGGTTGCTGATGGCCAACACCTTTGCGGCCAATGAGTTCGCCCCCCTGGCCTTTATGCGTTTTGCCGAAAGCCTGGCCGAGCAGAGGGTTTACCTGGAGAGTTTTGAAACCCTGGCCGACCCGGAAATTCGCCAGTACTACCAGGACCAGATGAACGCCCCTGCCGTCACCCGAGTTGCCGATCTGCGGCAGGTGGCCATCGACCACCGTTTCGGGGGTGGCTTCAACGTCGACCCCAACCGCTGGCTACAGGCCGTCAACGGCAAGCTAGACCTGATGAGCCAGGTCGAAGGGCGATTGATTGATAATTACCTGGAGCACGGCGCCGCCTACCGCTCGCAAAGCCTGACCCAGTTGATCAGCAAACTGGGTTTCGGCTTTGTGATCTGGTGGTCCACCGCCATCGTCGGCGCGGTGGTGATCATCAACCTGGTTCGCGCCTTCAAATCCATTTCCAGCGAGATCGGCGACGGCACCATCCAGGTTAACTCGGCGGCCCATCAACTGGCCGCCACCAGCCAGATGGTGGCCGACAGCTCGTCACGGCAGGCGGCGGCGGTGGAGCAAACCTCCGCCTCCATGGAAGAGATGAGTGCAATGATCAACCGCGATGCCGACAACGCCCTGCAGGCGGATGCCCTGATGCGGGAGGCCAACGACGTCTTGAGCAGGGCCGACGGCTCGATGAAAAAGTTGATTGAGTCGATGAACGAAATCAGCAGCGCCTCCCTGGAAACCCAAAAAATCGTTAAAACCATCGACGAGATCGCCTTTCAAACCAACCTGCTGGCCTTGAACGCCGCCGTGGAAGCGGCCCGGGCCGGCGAGGCCGGCGCCGGCTTTGCAGTGGTGGCCGACGAGGTGCGGAACCTAGCCATGCGGGCCGCCGAAGCGGCCCAGAACACCTCCTCCCTGATCGAGGGGACCGTCCAGAAGGTCCAAGGCGGCACCACCCTGGTGGACGAAACCGGGGGTTCCTTTACCGCCGCCCGGGAGGCAGTGCAGAAAATTGCCATCCTGCTGGCGGAAATCGCCACCGCCTCCCGGGAAGAGGCCGACGCCGCCAAGCAGGTTAACGAGGCCATCAGCCACATCGACAGCGCTACCCAGGAAAACGCCGCTTCCGCTGAAGAAACTGCCTCGGCGGCCAACGAACTGTCCAGCCAGGCCGAATCCATTCAGCAGCGGGTGGCCGAACTGATGGCCATGGTGGGCAAGGAGATTGAGACAACGTATGAAGACCGCAGCCTGAAGAGGCCGTCATCGGCACCCCCAAGGGAACCGAGCCGAGCGGCCCTGCCGGCCCAAAAACAAGAGGCCAAACCAAAACCACCGCCCAAACAGGAATTGGAACCTTTTGACGATTTTTAACCGCATCCCACGGATGCGCTAACCTGAACAGCACCAAACAAAAGCGACCACCGGGCTCCACAATAGCCCGCGTGGTCGCTTTTGTTTATTCCACCACGGTGAAACAAGGTAAACGTTCGGCAGAGAGTACTAACCTGCCGGCCTATCAGGCCGTAAACGTTCAGCAGTGCCGCAGGTTCGGGCAAGCAGCCAGGCGCAGCGTACATCAGTACGTAAGCCTGGCTGCTTGCCCGAAGATGCGGTGCTGCTGAACGTTTACCGCCAGTGCCGGATCAGTTCTACCAGGGTCCGCACCCCGAATCCTGATGGCCCTTTGGGAACGTAAGATTTCTCGGTGTAATTCCAGGCCGTGCCGGCGATATCCAGGTGCACCCAGGGCGTTTGACCGACAAACTCCTCCAAAAACACCGCCCCTAAAATGGTGCCGGCGTCACGCTTGTCGACATTTTTCAGGTCCGCCACCTTTGATTTAAGCTGCTTGCGGTACTCCTGGCCCAAGGGCAGGCGCCAGAGCGGCTCTCCAGCCCGCTCTCCGGCTTCCAGCAGCCGGCAGCACAACTCATCATCGTTGCCCAGCAACCCGGCCCGATGATGCCCCAGGGCCACAATCACCGCCCCGGTAAGGGTGGCCAGGTCGATCACCGCCGCGGGCTTGAACTTCTCTACCCCGTAAGCCAGCGCATCGGCCAGCAACAGGCGCCCTTCGGCATCGGTGTTGATCACCTCCACGGTTTTTCCGCCGTACTGGCGGATAATATCCCCCGGCTTTACCGCGGCCGGGCCGGGCAGGTTTTCTGCGGCCGGAATCATGGCCACGATATTGATCCCTTTCGGCTGTTCCCGCGCCACCACAGCCATGGCGGCCAGCACCGCCGCCCCGCCGCACATGTCGTATTTCATCTCTTCCATGCCGCTGCCGGGCTTTAAAGAAATTCCCCCGGAGTCAAAGGTCAGCCCTTTGCCCACCAGCAGCAGCGTGGGAATCGTCTTCCCGGCCTGCTCTCCGCCGCTTTGCCGGGCGGCGGACGTTGGCTGGCCATGATACTCCAAGACCACCAAACTGGGCGGCTGCTCGGAGCCCTGAGAGACCGCCAGAATCCCCCCCATGCCAAGTTTTTCCATGGCCTGGCGATCTAAAACCGTTGCTTTCAGACCCTGTTTTCTGGCCATTTGGCGGGCCTGCCGGGCAAAGTCGGTTGGCGTCCAGCCGTTGCCCGGTTCATTGGCCATGTCCCTGGCCAGACAAACCGCCGCGGCCAGTTCCGCCGCCTGCTTGACAGTCTTAGCTATTCCTCGGGGGCCTTTAAATATGAGGCGCCGCAGATTCGGCTCACTATCTTCGGTACCAGCTGCCGAGGCCTTGTCGGCCCCGTTTGAGGAGGGTGCTGTTGCGGCCGAGCGGTATTTGCCAAATCGATAAGCGGCCAGCAGCATTCCTTCACACAAAGGGGCGGCAATCTCCGTGGCCGTCTCTTCCATCTCTTCGGGCAGCAGGACCGTGGTTGCAACGGTCCGGGTTTTGAGCAAAGCGGCCATGGCAGTTCCCCCCGCCTGCCGCCAACTTTCAGCACCGGGCCGCAACTCCCCCAGCCCAACCAAGACCACCCTTTGCAATTTGCCGTCTGCCGCTAAGCCGGCAGGATAACAGACCAGCACCTGATCTTTCTTACCGCTAAAATCGCCGCTTAGATAAGCGCCGGCAACACATTCGGGCACCCCCTGACAATCCTGGGTTGCAGGCGGACCCTGGCCGTCACCGCCCCTGACGAAACAGAGCAGGGTGTCGCCTTCAATGGTCGCCGCAGCACTGGTTTTTACGGTTATTTGCCGTTCATTATGATCTTTTCCTTGCTTGCTCATTACTATCCTTAGCTGATTAAAGTTAACGTAATGGTTCACGTTTACGGACCGTTATATCAGCAGGTTAATACCCCTGATAAACGTTTACGATTATCCTGGAATCTTGCCGGTAAGCCCGGTAATATCGGGCCAACTGTTTTCCGGAGTCATTAGCAGTCCGTTGGCGACGGGCTGTTAAAACTCGTATTGCCTTTTTAACTGGAGGTTCATGGTGCTAACCCAGCTAATACTTGCCGTTGGTTTTGCCGTGGTGGTATCGGCCCTGTGCAGTATTTTTGAAGCGGTCCTTTACTCGGTACCTTTAAGCCGGGTGGAACTGCTGGCCCAGAAACGACCCTATGTGGGCAACATTTTAAAAAAACTCAAGCAGGATGTCCACCGGCCCATCACCGCCATTTTAACCTTGAATACCATCGCCAACACCGCGGGCGCCGCCGTGGCGGGAGCCGCCGCCGCCGTGGTCTTTGGCGAACAGCACCTGACCATTTTCTTTGCCGCTTTCACCGTCAGCATCCTGCTGTTTTCTGAAATTATCCCCAAAACCCTGGGGGTCAGCTACAGCAAGCTGCTTGCCCCCTGGGTGGCCCTGCCCCTGCACTGGCTGGTGAAGCTGCTGGCCCCGGCAGTGTGGGTGATCCATTTGATTACCCGCCGGCTGGGCAGCGGTCAGAGCCAGGAGGTGCTGGTTTCTGCCAAGGAGGTAGCGGCATTTGCCGCCATCAGTCAGCAGACCGGCGCCATCGACGCCCAGGAGGCCAGTGTGATCACCAATATCCTTGAACTGCGCCACCAAAGAGTGCGGGACGCCATGACCCCGCGCACTGTCACCTTCATCCTGGATGCCGAACTCACCGTCGGCGAGGCCCGGGAGTTTGAGAAAAAATGGAACTTTCACAGCCGGGTGCCGGTATACAGCGGCGAGATCGACAATATCGTGGGCATGGTCCTGCGCAAGGATGTCCTGCTGGCCGCCGCCGCCGATAAACATCAGGTGAAGCTGAAAGAGCTGATGCAACCGGTCCATTTCGTACCGGAATCGGCCCGGCTGACCAGGGTACTGCTGGACTTTTTCGAGTTGCGCCGCCATCTCTTCGTGGTGGTTGACGAGTACGGCGGTTTTACCGGGGTCATCAGCCTGGAAGACGTTATTGAAGAGATCGTCGGCCGGGAGATCATCGATGAGTCCGACCAGATCAAGGACATGCGGGAGTTGGCCAAACACAAACGGGAAACCTTTCTCCGGCAGCTCAACCGCCTGAAGTAAGATGTAACCGATCACGAAAAACCCCTGCGTGACCGCTTACTAAGTAACCGTTCACCAGGGGTACTAACCTACCGGTATAACGGGCCGTAAGCGAACAGCCGTGCCGCAGGTTCGGGCAAGCAGCCAGGCGCAGCGTACCCCCTGTACGTAAGCCTGGCTGTTCGCCCGAAGATGCGGTGCGGCTGAACGCTTACCTTACTAAAAGATCACCACCAGATAGGCCACCAGTAAGGCGATAATCAGCAGGTTGATGCCGATGAAGTTGCGAAAAGCGACCAACCCGGCAAAATCGCGCAGACAGAATTGCCACAAAATATAGCACCCGGCAATGGTGCCGTTGAGCATGAAAACGGCGGCCAACATCTGGACCGGGAAATCCGGCACGGTAAAATGCAGCCGCTCCAGCAGCGCCAGCCCGAACTGGCGCCCGGCGGTGGGAATAAAATCACCAACCCCGGCGGTGAAATAGTGCATCCGGTAAACCAGTTCCCCGGTAAACGACATGGGGATCAGGATCGGCACCATGGGCGAAAACTTGCCGAACATCGGGTCCTCGGTAATCCCGAACAGTCTGGAGCCGTAATGAATAATCCCCAGCACCACGGCAAATCCCAGCACCAGCAGCAGGCTGAACAGCACCGCATCCGACAGGCCAAAGGCCGCCTGCAGTTGGGTGTAGTTGGGAGTTTCCCGGAAAAAACGAGCCAGTTGGGAGCCGATCAGAAAGGGAACAATATAAGTGCAGGTGATGTAGCGCCCTTTGTTGCGAATCAACTCCGAATAGGGGTTGCGTAACAGAAACTGGGGCGAGTCGCGGTCGCAGGCGGGCAGGCAATGCCCGCAGACCAGGCAGTGCAGGTTGTTCTGCACGTTAAAGGCCCCAAGATACACCGGGCAGCCGCGCTTGCCGGGAGCCCCGCGCTTACAGGCAAAGGTGGTACAGCCCCGGCACTTGTCGTGATCGGGGCGGAATTCAGTGATCGCCAAGGTCGCCGCCGCACCGCTGATCCGACCCAGGGGGCAGAGATGCCGGCACCAGGCCTGACCGGAAAACAGCACCGACAACAATGATGCGCCAAAAACAATGGCCAGCAGGAAATAAGCGGTACCAAGCGGAGAGCGATCCAGGCCGCCGACAATTTCCGTCCAGATAATCAGGGCCAGCAGGAAAACCGAGCTGTAGACCCCGTATTTCTGCAGGAACCTGGGCACCGGCAAATTCAGGGTCCAACCCTTGTTCTGGAGAAAGACCCCCAGGCCGGGAAAGGGGCAGATTCCGCACCACATCCGACCAACAAAAAACCAGCTCAACACAATGGCCGGCCAGATCACCCCCCAGCTTAAAAATACCGCAATATTATTCTCGGGTTCCCGGGGGCCAAAAAGCCCCAGCAGCAGGATAAAGATAAAAAGCAGATCACTGGCGATCCGCATATAGGCATAATGATGCCTGGCAGCCAGAAAACGACGGATGCTGGGAAACATCCGAAACAGATCGAGCCGGTCCCGCTCATCGGCGGAAATCAGACTTTTCAGGGCCCTGGTCCACCAGTTCACCGTCAGTCAACCTCTTGCAGCACCACTTCCACCAGCTTCTCTTCGCCGTCGCGGATGATCATCAGTTCCACAACGTCCCCCACCCGGAAATTGTCGAGGACATTGCGCAAATCATCGAAGTTTGCCACTCGGCGCCCCGCCACCGACACAATGATGTCCCCCAGAATCAAATCTCGGCCAACCTGCCGGCTGCCCCGCAAACCGCTCTTTTCCGCCGCCCCGCCAGGTTGAATATTGACCACCAGAATACCATCAACGCCCAGGCGCCGGGCCAGTTGTTCGTGGGCCACGGTGATCCCCAGCCCGGGCTGGATCACCCGACCGTAGCGGATGATCTCCGGCACCACCCGGTTGACCACATCCACCGGGACGGCGAAACCGATCCCGGCACTGCCCCCGGAGGGGCTGAAAATGGCGGTATTAACCCCGATCAGGCGACCGGCGCTGTCAAGCAGCGGACCGCCGGAGTTGCCGGGGTTGATGGCCGCATCGGTCTGGATCACCCCCTGGATGGTCCGGCCGGTAACCGCCTTGATCTCCCGCCCCAGGGCGGAGACAATCCCCGAGGTCATGGTCTGATCAAGGCCGAAGGGGTTACCGATGGCAAAGACCTTCTGCCCCACCAGCAAATTGGCCGATTCCCCTACCGGCAGCGGCGCCAGTTTTTCCGGCGGGGCATCGATTTTCAGCACAGCGATATCCTTGTCCGGCGCCACGCCCACCACCCGGCCCGGCCAGGAGGTCTGATCGGCCAGGGTAACCTCGACCCGGCTGGCATCTTCAATGACATGGTAGTTGGTCACCACATGCCCTCGTTCATCCCAGATAAAACCGGAACCGGTTCCCCGGGGCAACTCATAAATATTGAGGGTAAAGAGGCTGCGACGCAACTCTATGGTGGTGATGAATAGAACCGCAGGCGAAGCTGACTGAAAAATTTCAATGGCCGTCTTTTCCGCCACCGCCAGATCACCCCGGGCGGTGACGGCCCGGGGTTCCACCGGCGGCAGGTGCGCCTCTCGTTCCTGAAAAAACCACCACCAGCCAGCGGCAATAACCACCAGCAGCAAAAGGATGGGCACCCGGCGGGCGGGTTTTTTACTTTGCGGGGCAGCGCTCATGACCTAGAGACCAAGCAGAACTTTGGCAATGACAAAATAACCGGTAACCCCGACGATATCCATGGTGGTGGTGATAAACGGCCCGGTGGCCACCGCCGCATCGACATTGAGGCGCCGCAGAATCAGAGGAATCGCCGCCCCGATACTGGCCGCCAAAGTCATCACCATAAAGATGG
This window encodes:
- a CDS encoding trypsin-like peptidase domain-containing protein translates to MSAAPQSKKPARRVPILLLLVVIAAGWWWFFQEREAHLPPVEPRAVTARGDLAVAEKTAIEIFQSASPAVLFITTIELRRSLFTLNIYELPRGTGSGFIWDERGHVVTNYHVIEDASRVEVTLADQTSWPGRVVGVAPDKDIAVLKIDAPPEKLAPLPVGESANLLVGQKVFAIGNPFGLDQTMTSGIVSALGREIKAVTGRTIQGVIQTDAAINPGNSGGPLLDSAGRLIGVNTAIFSPSGGSAGIGFAVPVDVVNRVVPEIIRYGRVIQPGLGITVAHEQLARRLGVDGILVVNIQPGGAAEKSGLRGSRQVGRDLILGDIIVSVAGRRVANFDDLRNVLDNFRVGDVVELMIIRDGEEKLVEVVLQEVD
- a CDS encoding 4Fe-4S binding protein: MNWWTRALKSLISADERDRLDLFRMFPSIRRFLAARHHYAYMRIASDLLFIFILLLGLFGPREPENNIAVFLSWGVIWPAIVLSWFFVGRMWCGICPFPGLGVFLQNKGWTLNLPVPRFLQKYGVYSSVFLLALIIWTEIVGGLDRSPLGTAYFLLAIVFGASLLSVLFSGQAWCRHLCPLGRISGAAATLAITEFRPDHDKCRGCTTFACKRGAPGKRGCPVYLGAFNVQNNLHCLVCGHCLPACDRDSPQFLLRNPYSELIRNKGRYITCTYIVPFLIGSQLARFFRETPNYTQLQAAFGLSDAVLFSLLLVLGFAVVLGIIHYGSRLFGITEDPMFGKFSPMVPILIPMSFTGELVYRMHYFTAGVGDFIPTAGRQFGLALLERLHFTVPDFPVQMLAAVFMLNGTIAGCYILWQFCLRDFAGLVAFRNFIGINLLIIALLVAYLVVIF
- a CDS encoding leucyl aminopeptidase, with translation MSKQGKDHNERQITVKTSAAATIEGDTLLCFVRGGDGQGPPATQDCQGVPECVAGAYLSGDFSGKKDQVLVCYPAGLAADGKLQRVVLVGLGELRPGAESWRQAGGTAMAALLKTRTVATTVLLPEEMEETATEIAAPLCEGMLLAAYRFGKYRSAATAPSSNGADKASAAGTEDSEPNLRRLIFKGPRGIAKTVKQAAELAAAVCLARDMANEPGNGWTPTDFARQARQMARKQGLKATVLDRQAMEKLGMGGILAVSQGSEQPPSLVVLEYHGQPTSAARQSGGEQAGKTIPTLLLVGKGLTFDSGGISLKPGSGMEEMKYDMCGGAAVLAAMAVVAREQPKGINIVAMIPAAENLPGPAAVKPGDIIRQYGGKTVEVINTDAEGRLLLADALAYGVEKFKPAAVIDLATLTGAVIVALGHHRAGLLGNDDELCCRLLEAGERAGEPLWRLPLGQEYRKQLKSKVADLKNVDKRDAGTILGAVFLEEFVGQTPWVHLDIAGTAWNYTEKSYVPKGPSGFGVRTLVELIRHWR
- a CDS encoding methyl-accepting chemotaxis protein yields the protein MGFINSLTIQKRLVLVLAIPLLFLSFILISEARNNFLDLRQARTTLNIADIAIHTANLAHGLQDERTYSDAYLGSRGQQRGNELASTRATIDRSLAELREHLAATGADRHVPELQTQVRQALNALGRLPELRRQVDNFSIGGGDSFVAYAEILAEVRATLQVVSQVIPNQELMRLIAAHYNFLEFVMRLNGERLLMANTFAANEFAPLAFMRFAESLAEQRVYLESFETLADPEIRQYYQDQMNAPAVTRVADLRQVAIDHRFGGGFNVDPNRWLQAVNGKLDLMSQVEGRLIDNYLEHGAAYRSQSLTQLISKLGFGFVIWWSTAIVGAVVIINLVRAFKSISSEIGDGTIQVNSAAHQLAATSQMVADSSSRQAAAVEQTSASMEEMSAMINRDADNALQADALMREANDVLSRADGSMKKLIESMNEISSASLETQKIVKTIDEIAFQTNLLALNAAVEAARAGEAGAGFAVVADEVRNLAMRAAEAAQNTSSLIEGTVQKVQGGTTLVDETGGSFTAAREAVQKIAILLAEIATASREEADAAKQVNEAISHIDSATQENAASAEETASAANELSSQAESIQQRVAELMAMVGKEIETTYEDRSLKRPSSAPPREPSRAALPAQKQEAKPKPPPKQELEPFDDF
- a CDS encoding hemolysin family protein, giving the protein MVLTQLILAVGFAVVVSALCSIFEAVLYSVPLSRVELLAQKRPYVGNILKKLKQDVHRPITAILTLNTIANTAGAAVAGAAAAVVFGEQHLTIFFAAFTVSILLFSEIIPKTLGVSYSKLLAPWVALPLHWLVKLLAPAVWVIHLITRRLGSGQSQEVLVSAKEVAAFAAISQQTGAIDAQEASVITNILELRHQRVRDAMTPRTVTFILDAELTVGEAREFEKKWNFHSRVPVYSGEIDNIVGMVLRKDVLLAAAADKHQVKLKELMQPVHFVPESARLTRVLLDFFELRRHLFVVVDEYGGFTGVISLEDVIEEIVGREIIDESDQIKDMRELAKHKRETFLRQLNRLK
- a CDS encoding sigma-54-dependent transcriptional regulator — protein: MAHVLVIDDDKMVCETLKTLISSQGHQTESALTLKEGMEKNTATTFDLVFLDINLPDGSGLDAVADFRQVPSRPEIIIITGEGGPDNAALAMKSDAWDYVRKPLSIQDVLLPLTRALQYRREKAEQKPPRALRRTEIIGNSPPVNACLDLVAKAAGTDTSVLITGETGTGKELFARAIHANSERAGEDFVVVDCASLPATLVESILFGHEKGTFTGAEQAREGLFHQAHRGTLFLDEVGELPPDTQKSLLRVLQEQRFRPIGSSREVESHFRLVAATNRDLEALVAGGDFRRDLLYRLRGFAINLPPLKQRGEDVVELALAQLNKLSKHYRIPTKGLCPGFMETLRNYDWPGNVRELFNAVGAAFVQAKDEPTLFSMHLPADVRAGAKLKQVQGQNETGRHPLPAASASGNFDLPPPPPLKAVREKSLVSTERRYLFELLSYVNRDMNEACAISGLSRSQLYRLLQKHGVQR